One Caldisericaceae bacterium genomic region harbors:
- the groES gene encoding co-chaperone GroES, translating to MAEIIPIHDHIVVKIEEEEEKTKSGIVLPDTAKEKPQKGKVIAVGSGRLLDNGQKVPLEVKVGDTVVFSKYAGTEIKLNDDKYLIISEKEVLAILK from the coding sequence ATGGCAGAAATCATTCCTATTCATGATCACATCGTAGTTAAAATTGAAGAGGAGGAAGAAAAGACAAAATCTGGTATTGTTCTTCCTGATACAGCAAAGGAAAAACCACAGAAAGGAAAAGTTATTGCTGTAGGTAGTGGTAGACTTCTTGATAATGGCCAGAAAGTGCCATTAGAAGTAAAAGTAGGTGATACGGTAGTATTCTCAAAGTATGCAGGAACTGAAATTAAGTTGAATGACGATAAGTATTTGATTATCTCAGAAAAAGAAGTTCTTGCAATTCTTAAATAA